The DNA segment CCAACGCCGACATCGCCTCGGCACTGACCATCAGCGTCAAGACGGTGCGCAACCACGTCTCCAACATCCTCAACAAGCTGCAAGTGGCCAACCGGGCGCAGGCGGCCTTGCGCGCCCGTGATTCCGGTCTGGCATAGGAACGGGCGAATCCACCACGCCTGCGCAAGGTGTGCGGCGGTGTAGCGAAGCCGTCGCCCGCGCCCGCGAACTGAGCCTGTTGTAGGGGTATGAGAACAGAGAGATGTCGCCAGGATTATTATCCCCAAGCCTGGCCCAGTCCGTGCTTCAGGGCCAGCACCGCGGCCTGAGTGCGGTCAGTGACTTCCAGTTTCATGAAGATACTGGATACGTAGTTCTGAACCGTCCCTTTGGAGAGATACAGAGCGTCGGCAATGTCTGCATTGGATAAGCCCTTGGCGATCAATTTCAACACTTCTCGCTCCCGGTCGCTGAGATCTTCCCAAAGGTGGTGTCCCCCATAGGCCCGGAAGCGGAACGGGCGATCTGCCCGAACAGTTTGCCGGCTACCTTAGGGTCCACATGCGTATCCCCGCTCACGGTGCCGCGAATGGCCGCAATCAGTTGCTCCCGAGGCGTATCCTTGAGCAAATACCCGGCTGCGCGGCTCGGATGGCATCGAAAACCCAGACGTCATCGTCATAGGTGGTCAGGATCAGCACTTTGACCGCCGGGTAGGTCCGGTGGATTTCTCGGGTGGCCTGGGTGCCGTTCATGATGGGCATGCGCAGGTCCATCAGCACCAGATCTGGATTCAGTTCCGCCACCAAATCCACGGCCTCGGCCCCATCATGGGCCACCCCTATCAC comes from the Candidatus Amarolinea dominans genome and includes:
- a CDS encoding response regulator transcription factor, with protein sequence MAAQIALVVRSIHLIACGNTNADIASALTISVKTVRNHVSNILNKLQVANRAQAALRARDSGLA
- a CDS encoding response regulator transcription factor, with product MIRIVLCDDQDIVTEGMQVILSTVRDFEVIGVAHDGAEAVDLVAELNPDLVLMDLRMPIMNGTQATREIHRTYPAVKVLILTTYDDDVWVFDAIRAAQPGICSRIRLGSN
- a CDS encoding response regulator transcription factor; the encoded protein is MLKLIAKGLSNADIADALYLSKGTVQNYVSSIFMKLEVTDRTQAAVLALKHGLGQAWG